The Pseudoxanthomonas sp. CF385 sequence AGCACATTGCCATCGGCATCCACCGGCACGAAGCCGTGTTGCTGGCCGGACACCGCCAGCGCGGCGATGCGCGCGCGCACGGCCGGATCGATGCGATCGAAGCAGCTCTGCATCGCCGCGACCCAGTCGGCCGCGTGCTGCTCGCGGCTGCCGTCCTCGCCACTCATCAGGCCCAGCGGTGCGCTGGCCGTGGCCACGAGCGTGCGCGTGGCCGGGTCGTAGACCACCACCTTCAGGCTCTGCGTGCCTGCGTCGATGCCGGCGAACAGACTCATCGGATTGCCTTCTTCATGCTTTCACCAGCGCGCCATTGCGCAGTCGCACCGTGGCCGATGCCCCGGCGGCGAGTTCGAGATCGAGCGTGTGGCCCGCGTGGACCAGCTGATAGCGGCCACCCTTGTCCGAGTGCAGCGTCGCGTGCGCCAGCCGTCCTGCTTTCCAGTTGAGGTCCAGTCGTGCGGCATTGCGCACGCGCACGCCTTCGAGTTCGCCGTCGCGCCATGACGACGGCAGCGCAGGCAGCAGGAAGATCGATCCGCCCCAGCTCTGTACCAGCATCTCGACGATGCCGGCGGCGCCACCGAAGTTGCCGTCGATCTGGAACGGCGGATGCGCGTCGAACAGGTTCGGGTAACTGCGCTGCGGCGACAGCAGCATGCGCAGGATCTTCAAGCTGTGCTCGCCGTCCCACAGGCGCGCCCAGAAGTTCAGCCGCCATGCGATGCCCCAGCCGGTGGCCTCGTCGCCGCGGA is a genomic window containing:
- a CDS encoding FGGY family carbohydrate kinase produces the protein MSLFAGIDAGTQSLKVVVYDPATRTLVATASAPLGLMSGEDGSREQHAADWVAAMQSCFDRIDPAVRARIAALAVSGQQHGFVPVDADGNVL